Proteins from one Nicotiana tabacum cultivar K326 chromosome 23, ASM71507v2, whole genome shotgun sequence genomic window:
- the LOC107766063 gene encoding uncharacterized protein LOC107766063 has translation MIAIQLCCRSLSIHSHHLHSLPAGPFSSFRFSLSSLSRVVTKKSAQNANRENPVLLNYLINTLDFPKSKALAVSNRYPWVKNVEKAESVVDFFKSIGFTDAQIQSAVRNVPQILLADVEKTLKPKIQLLQELGITGSDLGRLISTKAIILTRSVEKILKPCIEVLDKVLINGTDNGDWFRVLRRCDWVVHKSPHLRLIPNISYLESIGIVGSQLSSLLKRQPHLFALPESELKKLVAKLIDIGFSTDSRMLVHGLHTLGCISHESFSRKLLLLQSSGFSINECMEMFRRAPSLFRSSEEKIRLGLVFFLETMKLKKSTLVQHPTLLMFSMEDRVIPRYEVIQLIKSKKLAKKEPSFYYVMCLSEHVFLEKYILRFTENAEELLMAYKGHILDLGED, from the coding sequence ATGATCGCGATCCAATTATGCTGCCGTAGTTTATCTATTCACTCACATCATCTTCATTCCCTACCTGCTggtcctttttcttctttccgcttctctctttcttctctatcTCGGGTGGTAACCAAAAAGTCTGCTCAAAATGCAAACCGAGAAAATCCTGTTCTCCTTAACTACCTAATAAACACCTTGGACTTTCCAAAATCTAAAGCCCTGGCAGTATCCAACCGTTATCCTTGGGTCAAAAATGTTGAAAAAGCTGAATCGGTTGTCGATTTCTTCAAGTCCATTGGATTCACAGATGCACAAATCCAATCCGCTGTTCGTAATGTCCCACAAATCCTCCTGGCCGATGTTGAAAAGACACTCAAGCCAAAGATCCAACTATTACAAGAACTGGGTATCACTGGTTCTGATCTGGGTAGGCTAATTTCCACAAAGGCGATTATATTAACACGTAGTGTGGAGAAAATACTAAAGCCTTGCATTGAAGTTCTCGATAAAGTCCTTATAAACGGTACTGATAATGGTGATTGGTTCCGGGTTCTGCGAAGGTGCGATTGGGTTGTACATAAATCCCCTCACTTGAGACTGATTCCTAATATTTCATATCTGGAGAGCATTGGGATTGTTGGGTCTCAACTATCATCACTCTTGAAGAGACAACCTCATCTTTTTGCTTTGCCTGAATCTGAGCTTAAAAAGCTTGTCGCTAAACTTATAGATATTGGATTTTCTACTGATTCACGAATGTTGGTGCATGGACTTCATACTCTAGGTTGTATTAGTCATGAGTCTTTTTCGAGGAAATTGCTTTTGCTTCAGAGTTCTGGTTTCTCGATAAATGAGTGCATGGAAATGTTTAGGAGGGCACCAAGTTTATTCCGAAGTTCAGAGGAGAAAATAAGACTTGGACTAGTGTTTTTCTTGGAAACAATGAAGTTAAAGAAGTCAACTTTAGTACAGCATCCTACACTTTTGATGTTTAGCATGGAGGATAGAGTGATTCCCAGATATGAAGTTATTCAGCTGATAAAGTCAAAAAAACTTGCGAAGAAAGAGCCAAGTTTTTATTATGTGATGTGTTTGTCGGAGCATGTGTTCTTGGAAAAGTATATATTGAGATTTACTGAAAATGCAGaggaattattgatggcttacaaGGGCCATATTCTAGATTTAGGAGAGGATTAA
- the LOC107766062 gene encoding subtilisin-like protease SBT1.3 gives MAALNFFIIFTSLVLPIASELLLSTYVVHVDTKTRPSHYLTQDEWYNSMVESVLENKMDSDSTSPRLFYSYDVVLQGFAARLTDQESEKLNKYPEVTHIFKDQFRIKLDTTRSPNFLGLNTGYGLWPKSNFGDDVIVGLVDTGIWPESESFKDNGIGPIPTRWKGKCVDGIAFNATRNCNRKLIGARNFVKGVENDYHHQSPRDQNGHGTHTASTAAGAEVYGANVFGFAKGKARGIASKARIAMYKACGSSSCAESDILAAIESAIKDGVDILSLSLGYDDDPFYENPVAIATFAAVKRNIFVVSSAGNLGPYPFSVHNTAPWVTTVGAGSLDRDFPIEINLSNNKTFVGSSLYPGRISGKSYPLVYIENCSRMTIDCSKVERKIVVCNTSKIEALRNGILIQKTGGVGLIQLNLATEGEGLRAMAYTLSSATLSYKEGIELLSYIKSNANPTARFVRRKGTVIGKKVRAPIVASFSSRGPNVVVPEVLKPDLIAPGLNILAAWPGDISPTRLKMDPRRVKFNINSGTSMACPHVAGVAALVRAVHPDWSPAAIKSALMTTSTAFDNAKLPIIKHEDMELATPVSIGSGHVNPESAIDPGLIYDTDTSDYINLLCSLNYTEKQMKLFTNESNPCSGFTGSPLDLNYPSLSVMFRPDSSVHFVKRTLTHVAVSKPEVYKVKIVNLNSEKVSLSIEPRKLMFNESSKKQSYMVKFESHYAFNSSRKIVEQMAFGSISWESDKHNVRSPFVVMWVQQNFNNSRLYK, from the exons ATGGCTGCACTCAATTTCTTCATAATCTTCACATCACTAGTCTTACCAATTGCATCTGAGCTTCTGTTGTCAACTTATGTTGTCCATGTTGATACCAAAACCAGGCCATCTCATTACTTAACTCAAGATGAATGGTATAATTCAATGGTTGAATCAGTTCTTGAAAACAAAATGGACTCAGATTCTACTTCTCCAAGATTGTTCTACTCATATGATGTAGTGTTACAAGGTTTTGCAGCAAGATTGACTGATCAAGAATCTGAAAAACTAAATAAATATCCAGAAGTCACTCACATTTTCAAAGATCAGTTTAGAATCAAGCTTGACACTACACGTTCGCCGAATTTTCTTGGCCTAAACACAGGTTATGGTCTGTGGCCAAAGTCTAACTTTGGAGATGATGTTATAGTTGGCCTTGTTGATACAGGAATTTGGCCTGAAAGTGAGAGTTTCAAAGACAATGGTATTGGTCCTATTCCAACAAGGTGGAAAGGCAAATGTGTTGATGGAATCGCGTTCAACGCAACAAGAAACTGTAACAGAAAACTTATTGGTGCTAGGAATTTCGTTAAGGGGGTTGAGAATGACTATCATCATCAATCGCCACGAGATCAAAATGGACATGGAACACATACTGCTTCAACTGCAGCAGGTGCAGAGGTATATGGTGCCAATGTATTTGGTTTTGCTAAAGGGAAAGCACGAGGGATCGCGAGTAAAGCTAGGATTGCAATGTACAAAGCttgtgggagtagttcttgtgcAGAGTCTGATATTTTAGCAGCTATTGAAAGTGCTATAAAAGATGGTGTAGATATACTTTCCCTCTCCTTAGGATACGATGATGATCCGTTTTATGAAAATCCAGTGGCAATTGCAACATTTGCTGCTGTTAAAAGGAACATATTTGTTGTCTCCTCAGCTGGAAATCTTGGACCTTATCCATTTTCAGTTCACAATACAGCACCTTGGGTGACAACAGTTGGAGCTGGATCACTTGATCGCGATTTTCCCATTGAAATCAACTTATCAAATAACAAGACTTTTGTTGGTTCTTCTCTTTATCCAGGGAGAATCAGTGGTAAAAGTTACCCTCTTGTTTATATTGAGAATTGCTCTAGAATGACAATCGATTGTTCTAAAGTTGAACGAAAGATTGTAGTTTGCAACACCAGTAAAATCGAAGCTCTAAGAAATGGGATTTTAATTCAGAAAACAGGTGGTGTTGGATTGATTCAATTGAATCTTGCGACTGAAGGAGAAGGGCTCAGAGCAATGGCTTACACATTGTCTTCTGCAACATTGAGTTATAAAGAAGGAATAGAACTTCTTTCTTATATCAAATCGAATGCTAATCCAACAGCAAGATTCGTACGTCGAAAGGGTACAGTAATTGGGAAAAAAGTTAGAGCTCCAATTGTTGCTAGCTTTTCTTCAAGAGGGCCTAATGTTGTTGTTCCTGAAGTCCTCAAACCTGACCTCATTGCTCCGGGTTTGAACATTCTTGCAGCATGGCCAG GTGACATTTCCCCGACACGTCTCAAGATGGATCCAAGGAGAGTAAAGTTCAACATAAACTCGGGAACATCAATGGCGTGCCCTCACGTAGCCGGAGTAGCTGCACTAGTCCGCGCTGTTCATCCAGATTGGTCCCCGGCTGCTATAAAATCCGCACTGATGACAACATCCACAGCATTCGACAATGCAAAACTTCCTATCATAAAACACGAAGACATGGAGCTAGCAACCCCGGTCAGCATTGGTTCCGGTCATGTTAACCCTGAATCGGCTATTGATCCGGGCCTAATATACGACACTGATACATCAGACTACATCAACTTACTATGCAGCTTGAACTATACAGAGAAACAAATGAAACTTTTCACGAACGAGTCAAATCCTTGCTCGGGTTTCACTGGATCTCCACTTGATCTTAACTATCCATCACTTTCTGTTATGTTCAGGCCTGATTCCTCTGTTCATTTTGTTAAGAGGACACTAACACATGTTGCGGTATCTAAGCCCGAGGTGTACAAAGTAAAGATAGTGAATCTAAATTCAGAAAAGGTGAGTTTAAGTATAGAGCCAAGGAAGCTGATGTTCAATGAATCTTCAAAGAAACAAAGCTATATGGTCAAATTTGAGAGCCATTATGCATTCAACAGCAGCAGGAAAATAGTTGAGCAAATGGCATTTGGTTCGATATCGTGGGAGAGTGATAAGCACAATGTTAGGAGCCCCTTTGTTGTTATGTGGGTTCAGCAAAATTTCAATAACAGTAGATTATACAAATAA